A part of Acropora palmata chromosome 6, jaAcrPala1.3, whole genome shotgun sequence genomic DNA contains:
- the LOC141884148 gene encoding uncharacterized protein LOC141884148 isoform X4 — MAAKRRRVTSELLEIMAAEGGSSEGSSSDSSDDDSMDDLELLLLQNVFCGREFDVHLNFEDISEDDFPSLFRKKKLWYKYEQTKKRRFQKHDFVRLVNGLKLPDFYFCQQRSVCPGTEALLILLRRLSYPNRWCDLTHMFGRPEPELSMIFNEILTDIHRRFGHLLHNLDLVWLDPQAFAEAIFEKGSPLRDCWGFIDGTARPICRPIRNQKIMFSGHKRTHCVKFQSVITPNGLICHLFGPLEGRRHDAFMLHESGLLQELARKMNKANGDPYVIYGDPAYPVRRHILAPFRGAQLTPAEQNFNAAMIAVCTSVEWGYGKIIKYFAFPDFSKNMKVLLQPVGKLYIVAALLVNCHTCLYGSQTTQFFAVDAPELETYLNNNIVS, encoded by the exons ATGGCGGCGAAACGTCG ACGAGTTACATCAGAACTCTTAGAAATTATGGCAGCCGAAGGTGGAAGTAGTGAGGGGTCTTCAAGCGATAGCTCAGATGACGATAGTATGGATGACTTGGAGTTGCTGTTACTTCAAAATGTATTTTGTGGGAGAGAATTTGATGTTCATTTGAACTTTGAGGACATAAGTGAGGATGACTTCCCAAGTTTGTTCAG aaaaaagaaattatggTACAAATATGAACAAACGAAAAAGAGAAG GTTTCAAAAGCATGATTTTGTTCGGTTAGTAAACGGACTTAAACTCCCAGATTTCTACTTTTGCCAGCAACGTTCAGTATGTCCTGGAACAGAGGCATTACTGATTTTACTACGGAGGCTCTCTTATCCAAACAGGTGGTGCGACTTGACACACATGTTTGGCAGGCCAGAGCCTGAACTGAGCATGATTTTCAATGAG ATTCTTACAGACATTCATAGGAGATTTGGTCATCTGTTGCACAATTTAGACCTTGTGTGGCTAGATCCTCAGGCCTTTGCAGAAGCCATTTTTGAAAAGGGATCTCCACTCAGAGATTGTTGGGGTTTTATCGATGGGACAGCCAGACCGATTTGTAGACCAATCAGGAATCAAAAGATTATGTTTTCTGGTCACAAGAGGACCCACTGTGTAAAATTCCAG tcTGTGATTACACCAAACGGTCTAATTTGTCACCTGTTTGGGCCGTTAGAGGGACGTCGCCATGATGCATTTATGTTGCATGAAAGTGGTTTGCTTCAGGAACTGGCAAGAAAGATGAACAAGGCCAATGGAGATCCCTATGTTATCTATGGGGATCCTGCTTACCCTGTCAGGAGGCATATTTTAGCTCCATTTAGAGGTGCTCAGCTTACACCAGCtgaacaaaatttcaatgcaGCCATGATTGCTGTTTGCACAAGTGTAGAATGGGGGTATGGaaagataataaaatattttgcctTTCCCGACTTTTCTAAAAACATGAAAGTTCTTTTGCAGCCAGTAGGTAAGCTGTACATAGTAGCTGCTTTGTTAGTGAACTGCCACACTTGCTTGTATGGATCGCAAACCACCCAGTTTTTCGCTGTGGATGCCCCTGAGCTGGAAACCTatttaaacaataatattgttagtTAA